tgttgaagatgttaATACTACCTATAAgaaacttctcttcaaactaTCACGTGATTTATCCGTTGAAAACCAGTTTGATTGTATTAGTTTAGGACGCTCAGTTTATGGTAAGGTTAGCTTGAATGAACCCATTGACATCAATGTTTTTTACGGGTTTGTATTGGGTCTTAGAAAAAACAACCAGATCTTTCAGTTTGACTCTTTTGccaatgcttcttctttcatcacCGTCGTTCCATTGAGTCGCATTGTTCAGTTCAACAGAATGGTGCGATGGTTCAAACAGAACGAAGAGAACTACGAAGTGATGTCCTTGTatataatgaagaagattgatgtGACATCTGACTTGCATATAGATAAGCCTGAGTTTTATGATGACTTTGTTCGACTTCTTAAACTCTATGTTGCTGCCTCCTTCGATGATGGCATGTTGGAATCTTTTGTGATCAAGATTATAAGAGGCCTCCCTGTCTATAAAGACATAGATATTACCAGAACTGTTGTCTATGAACTTCTATTGAAGCTTGGAGAAATCTCTAACAGTGAGGATCCATTCAAATGGTGGTATAATTCGATGATCCCTGGTAGTGGAGTTTCGGCTAAAGCAGATTTAGAGGAGAGCTATTATGACAATATGAACGCATCCAATTTGAACAAGTTTATCGATGTCAATAATGATATGGTGAAGCATAGAAAACaatatgaagatgatatcatATACTGTATTGACTCTAAGAATCCGCTAGAGATAGATGACGGTATTTCCATCAAGCCAGTCAATGCCAAAGAGTTTATTGTGAGCTCATTCATAGCCAATCCTTCATCTTATATCAATCCACGATCTACCATTGCTAGAATAGCCTTTGAAAGAGGTCTCACTCTTTATTTGCCGAGTATTAACCGGGCAAAATCGTTATCGATGCTTCCAAAAGTTTTCGGAGAAAGTGTTCAGCTTGGAACTCCTGGTAAAGTGACCAGAGTTGTCAAAATAAGCTTCAAAGTAAACGTTGAAACTGGAGAAGTGACATATCTCGGCAATGATACGATCAACTTTGCCACTGCTTCTAAATTTGTCAAGGTGGACTACGATTCAGTCAATGAGATCTTGGGAAATACATTTCAGGCTAACAAGATTTTGTTCGATCTTTCTCAAGCTACAGATGTTGACGagaaatctttgaagaacgATTTGACTCAGCTTTACAAAGTCTCATCAAAGCTAAAAGCTACGGCTAAAGAGCAGGGCCGTAGTAACGTGTTTGACTACTTCAACGTTCGAAGGGAAATCGAAAATATTACCACTGATCAGGATAATCAAATTCAAATGAAATTCAAGGAGTTGGAAGATGTTGATTCACAGAACAGGATTTCTGGGAAATCTGAGATGCTTGTTTCGGAGATCATGGTTATGAGTAATCATGTTGCTGGCAGATACTTTGTGAAGAATAAGATTCCagccatcttcaaaatccaGAATAAGCTTCCCAAGTCTAAACAGGTAGATACCATGCTTACTCAGTTGGtctctgaagatgagacAATTACATTTAGGGATGTTGTATTGCTCCAACAGTACATGACGAAATCCACCATTGCACCATTCAGTTCTCGTCATGAATCACTAAGCATGGAGGAGTATGCTAATGTAACTTCACCACTTCGAAGATTTTGGGATATGGTGAACCACTGGCAATTACAATCGTTTGTGGAAAATGGTAAGCCATTATTCACTGCGTCTGAAATCAATTATATCTCCCTGATCTTGATGTTCAAAGACGAGTTGAACGGTCAAATCTCTAAGAGAGTCATTGCTTTCTACACATTCAAAGTATTAAAACAAATGCAGGCCCAACGTGGAGGAGAAtctatcaaattcaagtGCATAGTGACGAAAAAGCCTTCTGAAGATGGTCTAATTGAGGTGATATTGTTAGATTACGGTGTAAGATCGATTCTACAAACTTCGTGGTATGCCTTGAGCGATAGAACCGcgaagatggaaaagagaacTGCACTACTTAAGGATATAGAGATAGGAGACGTTATAGAGGATGCAGAAATCGAGGATATTGACTTACTAGAAGGTTTGATTGTGCTAAGAAGCGGCAGTTATTAGGAGAATCTTGTAATATAATTTATACCGTTCAGAGTTTAATATAATAGAGCTGTAAATAGGACGGAAAGCTCCCCAGtggaaaaaatttcagCTTGAAGTTTTCTCGGGACGGAGttaatttttcagctgTATAGTGTCTACTATTTTCCTTTCTAGTCAAACTATAAATCAATATgggaggaaagaaaaagaaatcgaagaagcaagaagaaatcgCTGCACCAGAAGCTGAACAGGAAATTGATTGGGAAGATGgtgccaa
This sequence is a window from Brettanomyces nanus chromosome 3, complete sequence. Protein-coding genes within it:
- a CDS encoding uncharacterized protein (BUSCO:EOG09340GW2), whose translation is MFRITQITWRCSRVSASVMRFSTSTSRFRFKSVKHYRQGSPTGVSKRIMTPEDLFKQASNVDVNNLKKEYDERKQVRYAKPNQKWLERIASKQDLPDDFNYRDTESNRSLVESLLVKKFGAARKNTNLKDIYFSEIDIGDVVDLSDTLAKNDLAVVVQLPSSPEDTRYTLINQYGEVEFVSRFRMGMKLPRIFPKEWFEGCVMNESQFLQNLNLAPIGKPKYKIEDDVERSRMFDSVIARASVAANIDVQCFILPSILSGIVSGILTGIINSAWNHLPEINLKLEVLHNVLQCTESPIHLGFYQLFKAVIQTDLSMLVKGLTSRNVEDVNTTYKKLLFKLSRDLSVENQFDCISLGRSVYGKVSLNEPIDINVFYGFVLGLRKNNQIFQFDSFANASSFITVVPLSRIVQFNRMVRWFKQNEENYEVMSLYIMKKIDVTSDLHIDKPEFYDDFVRLLKLYVAASFDDGMLESFVIKIIRGLPVYKDIDITRTVVYELLLKLGEISNSEDPFKWWYNSMIPGSGVSAKADLEESYYDNMNASNLNKFIDVNNDMVKHRKQYEDDIIYCIDSKNPLEIDDGISIKPVNAKEFIVSSFIANPSSYINPRSTIARIAFERGLTLYLPSINRAKSLSMLPKVFGESVQLGTPGKVTRVVKISFKVNVETGEVTYLGNDTINFATASKFVKVDYDSVNEILGNTFQANKILFDLSQATDVDEKSLKNDLTQLYKVSSKLKATAKEQGRSNVFDYFNVRREIENITTDQDNQIQMKFKELEDVDSQNRISGKSEMLVSEIMVMSNHVAGRYFVKNKIPAIFKIQNKLPKSKQVDTMLTQLVSEDETITFRDVVLLQQYMTKSTIAPFSSRHESLSMEEYANVTSPLRRFWDMVNHWQLQSFVENGKPLFTASEINYISLILMFKDELNGQISKRVIAFYTFKVLKQMQAQRGGESIKFKCIVTKKPSEDGLIEVILLDYGVRSILQTSWYALSDRTAKMEKRTALLKDIEIGDVIEDAEIEDIDLLEGLIVLRSGSY